The following coding sequences lie in one Phalacrocorax aristotelis chromosome 2, bGulAri2.1, whole genome shotgun sequence genomic window:
- the LOC142053693 gene encoding N-acetyllactosaminide beta-1,6-N-acetylglucosaminyl-transferase-like: protein MNTLRYCFFAVLILSVSLPFVFYAVNLHAQKSLRRLNFSVSSTLAEACKALIEDKVPFLKENALKTSFRGSSCTEYITQNHYITRALSAEEAAFPIAYIMTLHKEFETFERLFRAVYMPQNIYCIHVDTKAPAPFRQAVRRLVGCFPNAFLASRAERVVYGGASRLRADLHCMRDLLASAVPWRYLLNTCGQDFPLKTNREIVQLLKGFGGKNITPGVLPPPHITARTKYVHREQLYSFFSFMLWTFVHKAPPPHNMTIYFGSAYIAITRPFVEFVLQDQRAIDLLAWSEDTYSPDEHFWVTLNRIPGEYTFTSVFCRYMYALVRTGMHTQRHVSKADFDKA from the coding sequence ATGAATACACTCAGATATTGCTTCTTTGCTGTCCTGATTCTCAGTGTCTCACTTCCATTTGTCTTTTATGCTGTTAATCTGCATGCACAAAAATCTCTTAGGAGGCTGAACTTCTCAGTGAGTTCAACTTTAGCAGAAGCTTGTAAAGCACTTATTGAAGATAAGGTGccctttctgaaggaaaatgctttaaaaacatcatTCAGAGGATCCAGTTGCACAGAGTACATCACACAGAACCACTATATCACCCGCGCCCTCTCGGCTGAGGAGGCCGCCTTCCCCATTGCCTACATCATGACCCTGCACAAGGAGTTTGAGACCTTCGAGCGGCTCTTCAGGGCGGTGTACATGCCCCAAAACATCTACTGCATCCATGTGGACACCAAGGCACCGGCCCCCTTCCGGCAGGCGGTGCGGCGCCTGGTGGGCTGCTTCCCCAACGCCTTCCTCGCCTCCCGGGCGGAGCGGGTGGTCTACGGCGGTGCCTCCCGCCTGCGGGCCGACCTCCACTGCATGAGAGACCTGCTGGCCTCGGCCGTGCCCTGGCGCTACCTGCTCAACACCTGCGGCCAGGACTTCCCCTTGAAGACCAACCGGGAGATCGTCCAGCTGCTCAAGGGCTTTGGGGGGAAGAACATCACCCCTGGGGTGCTGCCACCCCCCCACATCACTGCCCGCACAAAATATGTGCACAGGGAACAATTatactctttcttttctttcatgctgtGGACATTTGTGCACAAGGCGCCCCCGCCCCACAACATGACCATCTACTTTGGTTCTGCGTACATTGCCATCACCCGGCCCTTCGTGGAGTTTGTGCTGCAGGACCAACGCGCCATCGATCTGCTGGCATGGTCCGAGGACACCTACAGCCCTGATGAGCACTTCTGGGTGACGCTCAACAGGATCCCAGGTGAGTACACcttcacttctgttttctgtagatACATGTATGCACTGGTGCGCAcaggcatgcacacacagagacatgtATCTA